The region ATAGGAAGGTCGGGGATGACGGGTCTAATGTTGGGGGTGTGCCGCGGGATGGAGGTGTGGGGAAGTGGACGGAGCCCGATGGCGGGAAATCTGCTGCCGGGTGCAGGTTTTCAGGAATCTTTGAAGGAGGGATATCATCTGGAGAAGGTTTTGCTTTCGCAGTTTGTTTCGACTGTGGCGCGGGAGAGACaaatggagctggagctggagccggagctggatCGGGCTCCAAAGCACGGGCTTGAGTCGTCCCGTTGTCGTCGTTCGCTGCCGCGGTTGGGGACAAGGGTGCGGAATCATCGTCATCTATACGGGCCCGACGGAGAAACCGCTCGAGTAAGGAAGGGTTCATGGTGGATATTAATTCATCGCGTTCTTTTTGGATCTCTGCATCTGACATGGACGCCAGCTGTTGCCGATTCTGTTCCTCAATAGCCGCTTTCTCATCTTGTAAACCCGGTGTTGATTTCGGTAAATCTGCTGCCGAAGCTTTCGATTGTGTTTGTCGCTGTTTGAAAGTTGATTGTCTGGGAGTGCGCCGGCGATGGGCAGGAAAGCCATTGGCAGACTTGAGAGTGGGAGGTGCGGGCGGTGCGGCGGGCGAACGTTCCTGGATCTCGCCAATGACACCAGGAATCCCAAGTGTCGGGGCTTGATcttcagagtcagagccgAGATCGATCTCAAAGCGTTCTCCGTGAAATGCCATTGTCCACCATGGAGAGCCTAAAATGGAGTGCTGAAGATGAAATTATGCAACTTTCGAGAATTCAAATCGGCCAGGCCGCGGCGGTCGAGAGCGGGAGACGCTAAGAGGAAATATTGTTGAGTCAGCCATGCGGCTCAAAAGTTAAACACTTGTTACTAGTCCATGATGGTACTAGTAGATCATGTGACCATATCTCCCAAACAGGACAAGCGTGCGGGATCAGATGATCGGCCATGAAGAAATCGGAGTTCTGCATCACTAGATCCCAGTTCATCTTCACCCTATCCAGGCAATACATGTTCTGGACTGCAGACTACTATTTTTATTTGTAGGATAAACCTAGCCAGCTGCTACTGCCGTCCGCCTCGTATTGGAAGTGGATGAGCTCTATCCCATAATGACAACCGAAGCATCGGCGGTCGCCAAACATGGTTTTAAACATACACATGATATTCGGGTTCTTGTCACCAAAGTTGAACATCAAATAAGAAGCTCAGCCCGGTAATGATAGAGACACGTCAACTCCTTTGTGTTGCTTTTCGCTCTTGAAACCTCGCATTTGTTTGCTCCCTGATTCATGGGGTCGGATATCGCATCCAGAGTCCATACTGCCTTCTGATCGCAGCCCTCCTTCATCCCTTCTTGCTGCCCTGCTTCTGCTCGTCTTCGCCTGCCGATTCCCCTTTTCTTCGGCCTTTTTGGCTCCGTCCTCTCCTCGTGTTCCCTCACCTTCATCCACTCTCCCATCCCACCCCCCTCTTCCATCAACCGTCCTCCCCGACCTTCATCTCTGAAGGCGTTTTTATCATTTATTGTGTCTTTTCATCAATCTATCTACGACTTCACCTCCACGAACCGCAATTTCCAAGTCTCCAACAGCCAACGCCTTCACCCACGAACCAGTCTCGCTTCCGCCCTCAGCCACTGTCGCGCCGGTTCAATGATTCAGTTTCACTGATTTCCTCCACAATGTCCACGGGGCCGCCCGTTTGGCCGGCTCAGGACGAACAAGAGTCACAACCCCCTGCTGAAACCCAGACCCGTGCCCGACGGTCGCGTAGAAAGAAGGACGACGCCGTTGAGACCGATCGGAAGGAACCTACAAAGTCGGCGAGATCCAGGGATAAGGATAAAGACAAAGAGAAGGACAGGGACAAGGGAAAGGACCaagacaaggagaaagagacgaaGCGGCCCAGTCGCCGCCCGCGAGACAAGTCTTCGTCTACCTCCAACAACCCTACTTCCACCCAGTCGAATCCCCGCAAAAAGCCCAAGTTAGAGGGTACGCCGCCGAAGCAAAGCCCTGACGCGGCCCCTGCCGTTTCTGCAGCAGTCTCGACAGCTTCAGACTCGGCCCCAGTTCTTGCGCACACGACCACTGTTTCGGTTCCTACTCCGCGGCCTAGTCCCCCAAGTGCACCTGCATCGCTTCCGGCGAATCACTCTGAGCTTCCACCTCAACCGCAGATGACCCAATCTCGTCATCTCGATCTGACCTCTCAGTTGATTCACCCTTCTCAATCCGCTACTCTCCAAGCTTCGGCTCCTACAACGTCGCCGCCATACCCGATGATGGTATCTGCGCCGCCTTCCCGTCCCCAATCTCAGCCATTGGCACCACCCCCTCAGCGAAGAGCGGTCAAAATTACGATCCTATAAGGTCTGCATTTGGCACGAGCTCGTCGCCTGCCGCAccgcctccagctcctgcgtCTACTTCTTTCAGTCCTCCGGCCCGTCCAATTTCGCCGCGGCCTTTCCGCGCCAGTGCTTCGCCGGCGATTTCTAGCATCATTGATCCTCCGCAAACTACCCCACCGGCCCAGTATGCTCCGCGTACGTACGGATCACCCAGTCGTCCAGCGTCCACTTTCCCGCAAACTCCAGTTGCGCCTCCAGCAGCCCCAACTCACCTTCCTCCGGCATCCGCTCCCTATAGGCATCAGTCCCCGTACGGACCCCCTCCACAGGCCGTACCCACGGAAGAAGCCCAAGCTCATCCCGGGGTGGTCCCGTCGCATATTAATGTCCCCCCCTCCGTCCCCGATACCAagccacctccaccacagACTCGGCAGACATCATCGGGGCCAGTACCAACAGAGGATGAGAGCGAGCGCTCTGCCCCTGCGGCAGTTGAAAAAGTAACTAAGAAAGAACCCAAACCTTCTACGGCGCCTTCATCAAAACCGCCGTCTCCAAAACCTTCACGGCCAGCGAAAGAAGCCCCTCCTCCATTACCCCAGGGCTCCGGACTCATTTCCAATGCTCTATTCGGTGTAGATGATAACACGTCAGACACGCCTAAGCAGAGGACGCCTAACATCATTGTCCACATACCTCTCAAGGGGCAACCTAACCAGATAGTGAACTTTGCCCGCCTAGCAGAGGAGCAGTATGGATTTGCTGCACTTCATCCGCGGCTAGCCGCTCACAAAGAACGAATGGCTCGCGTAGCGGCGGCAGGCGCTGCTTTAGAGCGCAATGACCGTTCCGGCCGAGGTATTTCCGCTGGGGAAAGCGCGGACGAAGACCTTAGCCTCGACGCTGAACGCGATAGTGAAGTTGATGGCGACGGCGCAATgagtgctgcagctgcgaaaACCAGTGAACCTGCGGACGGAACGAAGAAGCGCCGCAGGAGGAAAATAGAGGAGTATGATCGAGATGACCCTTTTGTTGACGATAGTGAAATGGTCTGGCAGGAACAGGCCGCTGCAAGTAAGGATGGGTTCTTTGTGTACAGTGGTCCCCTAGTTCCTGAAGGGGACAAAGTCCAGGTTGAGCGGTAAGTATCATCCTCCCTTCTACTCGTCGAGGATCCCAAGCTAACAAGCACCAGTGCGGATGGCACGATTAAACGgggccgaggccgaggacgTGGCGGTCGGAGTCGAGCTCCTGCAACAActcatcagcaactgccTCTGGCGGCTGCAATTCCTATTTCTCAAGAAACTGGTCTTCCCATACGTGGTCCAGGTTCGAGAGGTGGTAACGTCAACCGCCGGCCTCGCACGAGTAAGAAAGCAGAGCAGGACAAAGCTGGCAGCACTCCAACATCCCAAGGACGAGGCGGAGGTGCTGCCGGTCGCGGTGGTTCAAACAGCACTCGAGGTGGGAAAGCACAAATGGTAGAACTGGCCCCTCGGCCGAATATTGCACCTGCACCGCCAGGACTGAATTCAGTAGCAGGCCAGGAGATCACCATGAAATAGGTCCATCTTCTTACGTTCTCGTATCAGGTTTCTTTACGGACCCAGGTTGTCTCATTAATGTTTTGGGTCGGTCACGGAAGGAACCTGAACAGGCGTCGACCCTGAGCGTCCAAATACGCTGTCAGCTCAGCGGGacatttttttctttttgttgtCTACTTTTGAATGTTATGGGATTTATTGTCGGTCTACATGGGTCATTTTGCCCCTCCGTTTACGGAACACAAGGTGTTGTCCTGCATGAACTGGTGTACTGTTTTATTTTCTCTAGATGGGTAGGTAGAAGTTGTATGCTCTCCAGCTCTAGCCACGAGTCTGGAGCTATGCTTCTTTTTTTACAATACAATGCAATTCCAGTCTTACGGCCCTCCAGGTCTTCCTTTATAAATGAAACGAATCACTCCTTTGAGTATCTCGCAGACTGGTAAAGAAGCTCATACTAAAATCAGCAACTAGAGGTGTTTACTCCAGGGCTAATCAGGGATTATGCAACAACTATCCAAGCTATAGACTTTTTTCATGAAAGCTAGATCATAGTTTCACCATACACTTTCTGATAAAATGATACTAACTCACCCTTTGGAAGGTTGGCCCTGCAGGTGTTTTGTCTGAATTCGAACTTTTAGGTCTATATAGAACGTTAACTCAGTCGCCAACCTGGGCACTAAACACCAGGCTGTATAACCTAAATACCAATATTGAAAACCATATAATACTTTCATAGTGGATTGATACCCAGATAGGTAGGTATTTCTACCAGAGAAGACTGGATAATAATAAGCAATCACATGCACAACTTCGCCAGTTCCAACGGCATTTGAGCAAAGCAATATGTCTGGCCAGCCTTAGTACAGTAATGAGCTCGGTGGGTTCGGGTTGCCCTTGGAGCAAACTAACGCCGTCTATCAAGGGGAAAAGCCGGAGGGAATATATTATAAAGGTCTTACGAAAGGCTGGATTTTCTTCGTAGCCAACTACACGGAAGATTACGGTTACTTCGCATTATACACCTTATTTGCGTTAACCTGATGCGCTCTAAGACTGATAGGGTGTTCTTGGATAGTTTAAATCTCGCCTTGTCGTCCCTTAGCCAGTACGTACATACTAATGCGCAACAACCTACCATACCGCGACAAATTTCAGTTCATGGGACGACTTTGTGCCTGAAGCAGCACTGAACCTGAGACCTACTGTCGGGTGCCAAGTGTACTTGTACACATCCACTAGCTTCCCATGCATTTCGCCTAATCTTCGCAGCAGGGATAGGTGGTTAATCAATGATTCGGCTGCTCACCCTCGTCCCTTGATGGATCGAGCAGAGGCCCTGGGCTTGTGCAATTTCGGCTCAGTCTTTTGGCCCATTATCTTGTACCCTCCATGATTTTATCGTCATGCCTATGGAATTTATTGAACGTGACGTATGATTCCGGTCGAAGATCGACTCCAGGATTGGCTGTAGCTCCAGCAGTTGCCAGAAGAGGATTATCGAGCTCTCTTGCGCCTCGCGATAGCTGCATATCGAGATGTATCCCTTGTAGAGAACACAGGCGAATAGAGGATGTATTGCCCCCAATTCATCGATCACATACCATGGAAGCGCATCTGAAATATGATGGCAGACCACACGCACATTCGGTTCGGCATTTATGTTATTAGGAGCGTCTCACAGGTGCACTCAGATCGTAGCCGAGGTGCTCGAGGTTGACTGCAATCATTCAGGGTGTCCTCTGAGATATCAGATGTTAGCAGGGTCGTAAATAGTAACTATCATATCGTTGATGATAGGTTTAAAGTCGACGGTAACCCGGCAGGTGACACGTGGATTTTGTTCACGTTACCAGATTGCTCACTGCTGTTACACCACTTATTACATCGTACGATGAAGAGACACCATCTAGAAGTCATATTCATATTTGGATGCAGTGAGTCCCGACCAACCATTTTAATGATACATAATTCGAGCCATATTatgagggaaagagaaatgaGACAAAAAGAATagggagagaagggaaaaTTGAAAGAAAGAATCCACCTAAGGAACGCCAGGGAATAAGCCAGTTCGACGAGACAATAGAAGGAGTCGTGATATCGGAAACGATCAGAAACATTCGGCGACAGCAGCTGCAACATATAATCATCAAGACGCCTAGAACAGATGCTTTGAggcatcttcttccgttATAGAATACTTATGTCAATTGGTAGATTGTTGTGATGACTGCTCCAGCGACGCACACCATCAGCCCGGGAATTATTCGGCTTTACCCTGAGTCACCTTTGCAGCTTGAATAGCTGACATCTTCTGAGTCCAACCTTGCGTAGGCTGCGGCTTTTTGACTGTGCGAAGATCATCAGTGGAGAATCCTGAAATGCGCATGTTGTAATTTCGTTCCAGAACTAGTTGTATGTCTCGGATTTCAAGGCTGGACGAATGACGGAGCTTAGCGAGTCGGCAGGCAGCAGTAATCACATCGTCAACAAAATCATCAGCCATTTGAAGCATGAACTGTAATTTCCACATATTTTAGTGAGTGCCTTCAGCTGATATACGAGTGTGCAAGGACTGGTTAATGGGTCAGAGATATTTGAGCTTACCTCTTCAGCGTCAGGGGTTAgcccttcaccttcacctccGCCGGTAACCTGGCGGACTAAGACATCAAgcatcttcttgctgagaACTCGCTGGCCCtctccttcaagaacatACCCGGGATGTTTCTGTATAGCGGGTTGGCCCATCATACCCATAGCACCATGGCTAGGCCCACTAGACAATGTCGGCCGATCTGGAGCCATAGGCACTGGCTTTGGGGGCGGGACGTTAAGATTCTTTGGAATCACCATATTGACGTTCCGGGCCGAGTTTTCGGTTGATCGGTTTTGAATATAGCCTTGAGGATGAGCATGACTATTGACAGAGGGTTGATTCATGTTTTGCTGCTGGACAGCATTCGTATTGTTAGTATTATTCGCGTTGGTATTATTTGAATAATTTTGTGCAGCTTGAGCCATGGCAGCTTGTTGAGACAGAGGCCGCGGCGGCCCCTGTACGTTTGTGGCTTGCGCGGTGGAGCCTGTTGGAGTAGAGCCATCCGGTGCAGATACTTGGTTGAAGCCAGAAGCATTCTGTTGAGCTGACATTTGCGATTGCGgaggctgttgttgcggcgTACCAGCAGCAACGGCAGGTGCAGGGGTGGGACCCTGGTTAGACGACGCTTGGCCTGGTTGCGGAGTTGGAGACATTGCTGCTTGCGCTGCTTGATTCCGTGCAGCATTCACAGCAGAATTTATCGTATGTGCTGCTGGTGTCGGCCCAGGATGAACCGCTGAAGGGGCAGTTGGTGCGCCTGCTGAAGTTGTAGGAGCTGTTGTTACTGGTCTGGCACCGCTTTGCTGCGGAAGCTGTTGGCTTGAGTGCTGCGTGCCTGCTCTCTGTTGCTGTGCTTTAAACAGATCTTGTTGTTCCTTGA is a window of Aspergillus nidulans FGSC A4 chromosome VI DNA encoding:
- a CDS encoding RPAP1 family protein (transcript_id=CADANIAT00010335), whose product is MAFHGERFEIDLGSDSEDQAPTLGIPGVIGEIQERSPAAPPAPPTLKSANGFPAHRRRTPRQSTFKQRQTQSKASAADLPKSTPGLQDEKAAIEEQNRQQLASMSDAEIQKERDELISTMNPSLLERFLRRARIDDDDSAPLSPTAAANDDNGTTQARALEPDPAPAPAPAPFVSPAPQSKQTAKAKPSPDDIPPSKIPENLHPAADFPPSGSVHFPTPPSRGTPPTLDPSSPTFLSDLQAHYFPNLSHDPSSLAWLQPPSSEPDEPGAPPSSAYHPGSSAEAVHPASLRFSLVGTILSPSTSLSLPTTLGLHHHGKDPHAAGYTIPELAMLSRSSFPAQRCIAWQVLGRILYRLGRGQFGERGSTLVEGLWSVIEREGVVAGMLQEADSSNVSSTRTDRGFGAEGDEPQEYSGVNRSGVGRHASASAWAVEAVWLWQMGGAGDRGILKPGAVRSQ
- a CDS encoding uncharacterized protein (transcript_id=CADANIAT00010336) is translated as MSTGPPVWPAQDEQESQPPAETQTRARRSRRKKDDAVETDRKEPTKSARSRDKDKDKEKDRDKGKDQDKEKETKRPSRRPRDKSSSTSNNPTSTQSNPRKKPKLEDDPISSSRSDLSVDSPFSIRYSPSFGSYNVAAIPDDGICAAFPSPISAIGTTPSAKSGQNYDPIRSAFGTSSSPAAPPPAPASTSFSPPARPISPRPFRASASPAISSIIDPPQTTPPAQYAPRTYGSPSRPASTFPQTPVAPPAAPTHLPPASAPYRHQSPYGPPPQAVPTEEAQAHPGVVPSHINVPPSVPDTKPPPPQTRQTSSGPVPTEDESERSAPAAVEKVTKKEPKPSTAPSSKPPSPKPSRPAKEAPPPLPQGSGLISNALFGVDDNTSDTPKQRTPNIIVHIPLKGQPNQIVNFARLAEEQYGFAALHPRLAAHKERMARVAAAGAALERNDRSGRGISAGESADEDLSLDAERDSEVDGDGAMSAAAAKTSEPADGTKKRRRRKIEEYDRDDPFVDDSEMVWQEQAAASKDGFFVYSGPLVPEGDKVQVERADGTIKRGRGRGRGGRSRAPATTHQQLPLAAAIPISQETGLPIRGPGSRGGNVNRRPRTSKKAEQDKAGSTPTSQGRGGGAAGRGGSNSTRGGKAQMVELAPRPNIAPAPPGLNSVAGQEITMK
- a CDS encoding uncharacterized protein (transcript_id=CADANIAT00010337) is translated as MGQKTEPKLHKPRASARSIKGRGLLRIIGYEENPAFHLKVRIQTKHLQGQPSKGTTPCVP
- a CDS encoding putative transcription initiation factor TFIID subunit 12 (transcript_id=CADANIAT00010338): MEGNQASSPQQMVPQHSNLIRTDQVQKLPHLNDQQKVQHTQLVRNFWEILNSRDAQSPEYQQAHTRLSQLSQSLMKGMRMYQQNRQLQHQQMQAASAAQGQPVQRSQSVNPQNFAQLLPQFQQKVNSLQLFLPPNISSEQAGTWLPEAKLRYGIALQKQEIGRARLSELRQQHSQRQSAGNLTQEEMQEFKNRQVQAEKLFREGSEFLAKFKEQQDLFKAQQQRAGTQHSSQQLPQQSGARPVTTAPTTSAGAPTAPSAVHPGPTPAAHTINSAVNAARNQAAQAAMSPTPQPGQASSNQGPTPAPAVAAGTPQQQPPQSQMSAQQNASGFNQVSAPDGSTPTGSTAQATNVQGPPRPLSQQAAMAQAAQNYSNNTNANNTNNTNAVQQQNMNQPSVNSHAHPQGYIQNRSTENSARNVNMVIPKNLNVPPPKPVPMAPDRPTLSSGPSHGAMGMMGQPAIQKHPGYVLEGEGQRVLSKKMLDVLVRQVTGGGEGEGLTPDAEEFMLQMADDFVDDVITAACRLAKLRHSSSLEIRDIQLVLERNYNMRISGFSTDDLRTVKKPQPTQGWTQKMSAIQAAKVTQGKAE